In a genomic window of Enterobacter asburiae:
- the mtlD gene encoding mannitol-1-phosphate 5-dehydrogenase, translated as MKALHFGAGNIGRGFIGKLLADAGITLTFADVNQVVLDALNARHSYQVHVVGENEQVETVSGVNAVSSIGDDVIDLIASVDLVTTAVGPVVLERIAPAVAKGLAKRKVQGNDAPLNIIACENMVRGTTQLKGHVMAAVADEDKAWVDAHVGFVDSAVDRIVPPSESATHDPLEVTVETFSEWIVDKTQFKGALPTIPGMELTDNLMAFVERKLFTLNTGHAITAYLGKLAGHQTIRDAILDEQIRAVVKGAMEESGAVLIKRYGFDADKHAAYIQKILGRFENPYLKDDVERVGRQPLRKLSAGDRLIKPLLGTLEYGLPHANLVKGIAAAMHYRSEQDPQAIELAQLIDDKGAQAALAQISGLDASSDVVAEAVNAYNATK; from the coding sequence ATGAAAGCATTACATTTTGGTGCAGGTAACATCGGTCGTGGCTTTATCGGTAAACTGCTGGCAGACGCGGGCATTACCCTGACATTCGCCGATGTGAATCAGGTGGTTCTGGATGCCCTGAATGCCCGTCATAGCTATCAGGTCCATGTGGTGGGTGAAAATGAACAGGTTGAAACCGTCTCTGGCGTCAACGCGGTCAGCAGCATCGGCGATGACGTGATTGATCTGATCGCCAGCGTTGACCTGGTGACCACCGCTGTGGGCCCGGTCGTACTTGAGCGTATCGCTCCAGCAGTCGCGAAAGGCCTGGCAAAACGTAAGGTGCAGGGCAACGACGCTCCGCTGAACATCATCGCCTGCGAAAACATGGTGCGCGGTACCACGCAGCTGAAAGGTCACGTCATGGCGGCCGTGGCTGACGAAGATAAAGCCTGGGTTGACGCGCACGTTGGTTTTGTCGATTCCGCCGTGGACCGCATTGTTCCGCCGTCCGAATCCGCCACCCACGATCCGCTGGAAGTGACCGTAGAAACCTTCAGCGAGTGGATCGTCGATAAAACCCAGTTTAAGGGCGCGCTGCCGACCATTCCGGGTATGGAATTAACCGATAACCTGATGGCATTTGTCGAACGCAAACTCTTCACGCTGAACACCGGGCATGCTATAACCGCGTACCTCGGAAAGTTGGCCGGTCATCAGACCATTCGTGATGCGATCCTCGATGAGCAGATCCGCGCGGTGGTAAAAGGGGCGATGGAAGAGAGCGGCGCTGTGCTGATCAAACGCTACGGTTTTGATGCTGATAAACACGCAGCATACATCCAGAAAATCCTCGGCCGCTTTGAAAACCCGTATCTGAAAGATGACGTTGAGCGCGTGGGCCGTCAGCCGCTGCGTAAGCTGAGCGCGGGCGACCGCCTGATTAAGCCGCTGCTCGGCACGCTGGAATACGGTCTGCCGCACGCCAATCTGGTGAAAGGAATTGCCGCCGCGATGCACTACCGCAGCGAGCAGGATCCGCAGGCGATTGAGCTGGCTCAGCTGATTGATGACAAAGGCGCGCAGGCTGCGCTGGCGCAGATTTCCGGTCTGGACGCCAGCAGCGACGTGGTGGCGGAGGCGGTTAACGCATATAACGCAACCAAATGA
- a CDS encoding PTS mannitol transporter subunit IICBA, with protein MSSDFKIKVQSFGRFLSNMVMPNIGAFIAWGIITALFIPTGWLPNETLAKLVGPMITYLLPLLIGYTGGRLVGGDRGGVVGAITTMGVIVGADMPMFLGAMIAGPLGGWAIKKFDVWVDGKIKSGFEMLVNNFSAGIIGMILAILAFLGIGPAVEVLSKLLAAGVNFMVAHDMLPLASIFVEPAKILFLNNAINHGIFSPLGIQQSHDLGKSIFFLIEANPGPGMGVLLAYMFFGRGSAKQSAGGAAIIHFLGGIHEIYFPYVLMNPRLILAVILGGMTGVFTLSVLGGGLVSPASPGSILAVLAMTPKGAYFANIAAICAAMAVSFVVSSILLKTSKVKEDDDIEAATRRMHDMKAESKGATPLAAGDVSNDLSHVRKIIVACDAGMGSSAMGAGVLRKKVQDAGLTNISVTNSAINSLPPDVDLVITHRDLTERAMRQVPQAQHISLTNFLDSGLYTSLTERLVAAQRHEDNEVKVRTSLQDSFDESNAHLFKLGAENIFLGRTAATKEEAIRFAGEQLVKGGYVQPEYVEAMLEREKLTPTYLGESIAVPHGTVEAKDRVLKTGVVFCQYPDGVRFGEEEDDIARLVIGIAARNNEHIQVITSLTNALDDETVIERLANTTSVEEVLALLNK; from the coding sequence ATGTCATCCGATTTCAAGATCAAAGTTCAAAGCTTTGGTCGTTTCCTCAGCAACATGGTGATGCCAAATATCGGCGCGTTTATCGCGTGGGGTATTATCACCGCATTGTTTATTCCGACAGGGTGGTTGCCTAACGAAACGCTGGCGAAACTTGTTGGCCCAATGATTACCTATCTCCTGCCGCTGCTCATCGGTTACACCGGTGGTCGTCTGGTGGGCGGTGACCGTGGTGGCGTAGTGGGTGCTATCACGACTATGGGTGTTATCGTCGGTGCGGATATGCCGATGTTCCTCGGTGCGATGATTGCCGGTCCTCTCGGCGGCTGGGCGATTAAGAAATTCGACGTCTGGGTTGATGGCAAGATCAAATCCGGCTTCGAAATGCTGGTGAACAACTTCTCTGCGGGCATCATCGGGATGATCCTCGCGATTCTGGCGTTCCTCGGCATTGGTCCGGCTGTTGAAGTGCTGTCCAAACTGCTGGCGGCGGGCGTTAACTTCATGGTGGCGCACGACATGCTGCCGCTGGCGTCTATCTTCGTTGAACCGGCGAAAATCCTGTTCCTGAACAACGCCATCAACCACGGTATCTTCTCGCCGCTGGGTATTCAGCAGTCTCACGATCTCGGCAAGTCCATCTTCTTCCTGATTGAAGCGAACCCGGGTCCGGGCATGGGCGTTCTGCTGGCGTACATGTTCTTTGGTCGCGGCAGCGCGAAGCAGTCTGCTGGCGGTGCAGCTATCATCCACTTCCTGGGTGGTATCCACGAAATTTACTTCCCGTACGTGCTGATGAACCCACGCCTGATCCTTGCCGTTATCCTCGGCGGTATGACCGGCGTGTTCACCCTGAGCGTGCTGGGCGGCGGCCTGGTCTCTCCTGCTTCTCCGGGCTCTATCCTGGCGGTGCTGGCGATGACCCCGAAAGGTGCGTACTTCGCGAACATCGCGGCGATCTGTGCCGCAATGGCGGTCTCCTTCGTGGTCTCTTCTATCCTGCTGAAAACCAGCAAAGTGAAAGAAGACGACGATATTGAAGCGGCAACCCGCCGTATGCACGACATGAAAGCCGAATCCAAAGGCGCAACCCCGCTGGCGGCTGGCGACGTCTCTAACGACCTGAGCCACGTGCGTAAAATCATCGTTGCCTGCGACGCCGGTATGGGTTCCAGCGCAATGGGTGCAGGCGTGCTGCGTAAGAAAGTGCAGGATGCGGGCCTGACCAACATCTCCGTGACCAACAGCGCCATTAACAGCCTGCCGCCGGACGTTGACCTGGTCATCACGCACCGCGACCTGACCGAACGCGCCATGCGTCAGGTGCCGCAGGCACAGCACATCTCGCTGACCAACTTCCTCGACAGCGGCCTGTACACCAGCCTGACCGAACGTCTGGTTGCCGCGCAGCGTCATGAAGATAATGAAGTGAAAGTGCGTACCAGCCTGCAGGACAGCTTTGACGAGAGCAATGCTCACCTGTTCAAGCTGGGCGCGGAGAACATCTTCCTCGGTCGTACCGCGGCCACTAAAGAAGAGGCGATTCGCTTTGCCGGTGAACAGCTGGTGAAAGGCGGCTACGTTCAGCCAGAATACGTTGAAGCGATGCTGGAACGTGAAAAACTGACGCCGACCTACCTGGGTGAATCCATCGCGGTTCCGCACGGTACGGTTGAAGCGAAAGACCGCGTGCTGAAAACCGGCGTAGTGTTCTGTCAGTATCCTGACGGCGTGCGCTTCGGTGAAGAAGAGGACGACATCGCCCGTCTGGTGATTGGTATCGCCGCTCGCAATAACGAGCACATTCAGGTGATTACCAGCCTGACCAACGCGCTGGACGACGAAACCGTCATTGAGCGTCTGGCTAACACCACCAGCGTTGAAGAAGTTCTGGCCCTGCTCAACAAATAG
- a CDS encoding DUF3302 domain-containing protein translates to MFLNYFALGVLIFVFLVLFYGIIAIHDIPYNMAKKRNHPHADAIHTAGWISLFTLHAIWPFLWIWATLYREDRGWGMQNHITRADEVPGMDALAKRVAELEHKLAAVQPSDDKNTLER, encoded by the coding sequence ATGTTTCTCAACTATTTCGCGCTGGGCGTGTTGATTTTTGTATTTCTGGTTCTTTTTTACGGAATCATCGCCATTCATGATATCCCCTATAATATGGCCAAAAAGCGCAATCATCCCCATGCCGATGCTATTCATACGGCAGGCTGGATCAGCCTGTTTACGCTCCATGCCATCTGGCCATTCCTGTGGATTTGGGCCACCCTGTACCGCGAAGATCGCGGCTGGGGTATGCAGAACCACATCACCAGGGCGGATGAGGTTCCGGGCATGGATGCGCTGGCCAAACGCGTGGCCGAGTTAGAACACAAGCTGGCAGCGGTTCAGCCCTCTGATGATAAAAACACGCTGGAGCGCTAA
- a CDS encoding HlyD family secretion protein has product MDLLIILTYVAFAWAIFKIFRIPVNQWTLATATLGGVFIVAGLILLMNYNHPYTFTAQKAVISIPITPQVTGVVTEVTDKNNQLIKKGEVLFKLDPGRYQARVDRLKADLVTATHNIDNLKAQLSEAVANTTRVSAERDRLYKDYQRYLKGSQAKVNPFSESDIDNARQNYLAQDAMVKGSVAEQTQIQSQLDSMVNGEQSQIASLRAQLAEAKYNLDQTVVRAPSNGYITQVLIRPGTYAAALPLRPVMVFIPEQKRQIVAQFRQNSLLRLKPGDEAEVVFNALPGQVFTGKLTSVLPVVPGGSYQAQGALQALTVAPGTDGVQALIELEPNADVDALPDGIYAQVAVYSDHFAHVSVMRKVLLRMTSWMHYLYLDH; this is encoded by the coding sequence ATGGATCTGTTGATTATTCTGACCTATGTGGCATTTGCCTGGGCAATCTTTAAAATATTCCGTATTCCGGTAAACCAGTGGACGCTTGCTACCGCGACGTTAGGAGGCGTGTTTATTGTTGCCGGACTTATTCTGCTAATGAACTATAACCATCCGTATACCTTTACGGCGCAAAAAGCGGTTATTTCCATTCCGATTACGCCGCAGGTCACGGGAGTGGTGACTGAAGTGACCGATAAAAATAACCAGCTCATTAAAAAAGGCGAAGTGTTATTTAAACTGGATCCGGGCCGCTATCAGGCGCGCGTCGACAGACTGAAGGCAGACCTGGTGACCGCGACGCACAATATCGACAATCTGAAAGCGCAGCTGTCGGAAGCGGTTGCCAATACGACACGCGTCTCCGCTGAACGCGATCGCCTGTATAAAGATTATCAGCGCTACCTGAAAGGCAGCCAGGCGAAGGTGAATCCGTTCTCTGAAAGCGATATTGATAACGCGCGGCAGAACTATCTGGCGCAGGATGCCATGGTGAAAGGTTCCGTTGCTGAACAGACGCAGATTCAAAGCCAGCTGGACAGCATGGTGAACGGCGAGCAGTCGCAGATTGCCTCGTTACGTGCCCAGCTTGCTGAAGCAAAATACAACCTCGATCAGACCGTGGTGCGCGCGCCGAGCAACGGCTATATCACCCAGGTGCTGATTCGTCCGGGAACCTATGCCGCCGCGCTGCCTTTGCGCCCGGTGATGGTCTTCATTCCTGAACAGAAGCGTCAGATTGTGGCCCAGTTCCGTCAGAATTCGCTGCTGCGCCTGAAGCCGGGCGATGAAGCGGAAGTGGTGTTTAACGCGCTGCCGGGCCAGGTGTTCACCGGTAAGCTCACCAGCGTTCTGCCGGTGGTGCCGGGCGGGTCGTATCAGGCGCAGGGCGCGTTGCAGGCACTGACCGTCGCGCCGGGTACGGATGGCGTACAGGCGCTGATTGAGCTGGAGCCTAACGCCGACGTCGATGCTTTGCCGGACGGCATTTATGCCCAGGTGGCGGTCTATTCGGATCATTTCGCCCACGTCTCGGTGATGCGTAAAGTGCTGCTGCGTATGACCAGCTGGATGCACTACCTCTATCTCGATCACTAA
- a CDS encoding glutathione S-transferase — MKLIGSYTSPFVRKISILLLEKGIEFEFVNEQPYNAENGVAQYNPLGKVPALVTDEGEYWFDSPIIAEYVELLGVAPAMLPSDPKAALAVKQIEALADGIMDAALTSVREQARPAAQQSENELLRQREKISRSLDMCEQLIREGKIHTDSLNLATIAIACAIGYLNFRRVSPGWCVDRPLLVKLAETLFSRESFARTEPPKA; from the coding sequence ATGAAACTCATCGGTAGCTACACCAGTCCCTTCGTGCGAAAAATCTCGATTCTCCTGCTGGAGAAAGGGATTGAATTTGAATTCGTTAATGAGCAGCCCTACAACGCCGAAAACGGCGTCGCGCAGTATAACCCGCTGGGGAAAGTTCCGGCGCTGGTAACGGACGAGGGCGAATACTGGTTCGATTCCCCCATCATTGCGGAGTATGTCGAACTGCTGGGCGTTGCCCCGGCAATGCTGCCGTCTGACCCTAAAGCGGCGCTGGCGGTGAAGCAAATTGAAGCCCTGGCCGATGGCATTATGGATGCGGCACTCACCTCCGTACGCGAGCAGGCGCGTCCCGCCGCGCAGCAGTCAGAAAACGAATTGCTGCGCCAGCGGGAAAAAATCAGCCGCAGTCTGGATATGTGCGAACAGCTTATCCGGGAGGGCAAGATCCACACCGACAGCCTGAACCTGGCAACCATCGCCATCGCCTGCGCCATCGGCTATCTCAACTTCCGCCGGGTGTCCCCAGGCTGGTGCGTAGACCGTCCGCTGCTGGTGAAACTTGCCGAAACGCTCTTTAGCCGCGAGAGCTTTGCCCGTACAGAACCGCCAAAGGCTTGA
- the selA gene encoding L-seryl-tRNA(Sec) selenium transferase — MTTHHSLYSQIPATDRLLREPRIHAAVERFGHTATVEMLRLLQDEARGHIQAENTLPDWCTAWEQEVEHRLDEKAQSALRPVINLTGTVLHTNLGRAQQAEEAVAAVVQAMRSPVTLEYDLDGAGRGHRDRALADLLCQLTGAEDACIVNNNAAAVLLMLAATASGREVVVSRGELVEIGGAFRIPDVMRQAGCTLHEVGTTNRTHAKDYRAAVNENTALLMKVHTSNYHIEGFTKTVDEAELAAIGQELNIPVIADLGSGSLVDLSLYGLPKEPMPQEMIAAGVSLVSFSGDKLLGGPQAGIIVGKRELIAQLQQHPLKRALRADKMTLAALDATLRLYLHPEKLADRLPTLRLLSRDAASIRAQAELLLPRVAPHYPDFDVRIEPCQSQIGSGSLPVDRLPSEALTFTPRDGRGSRLEALSLRWRVLPTPVIGRIYDGRMWLDLRCLEDEERFLEMLLK, encoded by the coding sequence ATGACTACTCATCATTCGCTGTACAGCCAGATCCCCGCGACCGACCGACTTCTTCGCGAGCCCCGCATTCATGCTGCCGTTGAGCGCTTCGGCCATACCGCGACGGTGGAGATGTTACGTCTGCTTCAGGATGAAGCCCGCGGCCATATCCAGGCCGAAAACACCTTGCCCGACTGGTGCACAGCGTGGGAGCAGGAAGTTGAGCACCGGCTGGACGAGAAAGCGCAAAGCGCGTTACGCCCGGTGATTAACCTGACGGGAACCGTGCTGCACACCAACCTGGGGCGCGCGCAGCAGGCGGAAGAGGCGGTGGCTGCGGTCGTGCAGGCCATGCGCTCGCCTGTGACGCTGGAGTACGATCTGGACGGCGCGGGGCGCGGGCATCGCGATCGCGCGCTGGCAGATCTGCTCTGCCAGCTAACCGGCGCGGAAGATGCCTGCATTGTGAATAACAACGCGGCGGCGGTGCTGTTGATGCTGGCGGCGACCGCGAGCGGCAGAGAGGTGGTGGTGTCCCGCGGCGAGCTGGTGGAGATTGGCGGGGCGTTTCGCATCCCGGACGTGATGCGTCAGGCGGGCTGCACGCTGCATGAGGTGGGCACCACGAACCGTACCCATGCGAAAGATTATCGCGCGGCGGTGAATGAAAACACCGCCCTGCTGATGAAGGTCCACACCAGCAATTATCATATTGAGGGCTTCACCAAAACCGTTGACGAGGCCGAGCTGGCGGCGATTGGGCAGGAACTGAATATTCCGGTGATTGCCGACCTCGGCAGCGGTTCGCTGGTGGATCTCAGCCTGTACGGGTTGCCAAAAGAGCCGATGCCGCAGGAGATGATTGCCGCAGGCGTGAGCCTGGTCAGCTTTTCCGGAGACAAACTGCTGGGCGGGCCGCAGGCCGGGATTATCGTCGGCAAGCGCGAGCTGATTGCGCAACTGCAGCAGCACCCGCTCAAGCGCGCCCTGCGGGCCGATAAAATGACCCTTGCCGCGCTGGACGCGACGCTGCGGCTCTATCTCCACCCGGAGAAGCTGGCCGACCGTCTGCCCACGCTGCGCCTGTTAAGCCGGGATGCCGCCTCGATTCGCGCGCAGGCCGAACTGCTGCTGCCGCGCGTCGCCCCGCACTACCCCGATTTTGACGTCCGCATTGAGCCCTGCCAGTCGCAGATAGGCAGCGGTTCGCTGCCGGTGGACAGGCTGCCGAGTGAAGCGCTCACGTTCACCCCGCGTGACGGGCGCGGCAGCCGCCTTGAGGCGCTGTCGTTGCGCTGGCGCGTCTTGCCGACGCCGGTCATCGGGCGGATTTACGATGGCCGCATGTGGCTGGATCTGCGCTGCCTTGAAGATGAAGAGCGATTTCTGGAGATGTTGCTGAAATGA
- the selB gene encoding selenocysteine-specific translation elongation factor gives MIIATAGHVDHGKTTLLQAITGINADRLPEEKKRGMTIDLGYAYWPQPDGRVLGFIDVPGHEKFLSNMLAGVGGIDHALLVVACDDGVMAQTREHLAILQLTGNPQLTVALTKADRVDEARISEVREAVRATLREYGFAEAPLFVTVATEGRGIDDLRHHLQQLSSRDHASHHRFRLAIDRAFTVKGAGLVVTGTALSGEVKVGDSLWLTGVNKPMRVRGLHAQNQPAEHAHAGQRIALNIVGDAEKEQLNRGDWLLADAPPEPSERVIVSLQTHVPLTQWQPLHIHHAASHITGRVSLLENDLAELVFDSPLWLADNDRLVLRDISARETLAGARVVTLNPPRRGKRKPEYLQWLAALAQAPDDNAALRVHLERGAVSLSDFAWARQLSDEGLRQLTRQPGFIQAGNSLLDAPVAAHWQRKILNTLATYHEQHQDEPGPGRERLRRMALPMEDDALVLLLIENMRESGVIKSHHGWLHLPDHKAGFTAEQEAIWQKVALMFGDEPWWVRDLARETNTDEQAMRQVLRHAAQQGLIVAIVKDRYYRNDRIVAFANLIRELDQARGSTCAADFRDRLNVGRKLAIQILEYFNRIGFTRRRGNDHLLRDAQLFP, from the coding sequence ATGATTATTGCCACCGCCGGTCACGTCGACCATGGAAAAACCACGTTGCTGCAGGCGATCACCGGCATAAATGCCGATCGCCTGCCGGAAGAGAAAAAGCGCGGCATGACCATCGATCTGGGCTATGCCTATTGGCCCCAGCCGGATGGCCGCGTGCTGGGCTTTATTGATGTTCCGGGGCATGAAAAGTTTCTGTCTAACATGCTGGCGGGCGTGGGGGGCATCGATCATGCGCTGCTTGTGGTGGCCTGCGACGACGGCGTGATGGCGCAAACCCGTGAGCATCTGGCAATCCTCCAGCTGACCGGCAACCCGCAGCTGACCGTGGCGCTGACTAAAGCCGATCGCGTGGATGAGGCGCGCATCAGCGAGGTGCGTGAAGCGGTGCGGGCGACCTTACGGGAATATGGTTTTGCCGAGGCGCCGCTTTTTGTCACCGTGGCGACTGAAGGCCGCGGTATCGACGATCTTCGCCACCACTTGCAGCAATTATCGTCGCGCGACCACGCCAGCCATCACCGTTTCCGTCTGGCGATTGACCGGGCGTTTACCGTAAAAGGCGCGGGGCTGGTGGTCACCGGTACGGCGCTGAGCGGTGAAGTGAAGGTGGGAGATAGCCTGTGGCTGACGGGCGTTAATAAACCGATGCGCGTGCGCGGCTTACATGCGCAAAACCAGCCCGCAGAGCACGCCCACGCCGGGCAGCGGATCGCGCTCAACATTGTCGGGGATGCAGAAAAAGAGCAGCTTAACCGCGGCGACTGGCTGCTGGCCGACGCCCCGCCCGAGCCGTCTGAGCGTGTGATTGTCTCCCTGCAGACGCACGTACCCCTGACCCAATGGCAGCCGCTGCATATTCACCACGCGGCCAGCCATATCACCGGGCGCGTGTCCCTGCTGGAAAACGATCTTGCCGAACTGGTTTTTGATTCGCCGCTCTGGCTGGCGGACAACGACCGTCTGGTGCTGCGGGATATTTCCGCGCGGGAAACGCTGGCCGGGGCGCGGGTAGTGACGCTTAACCCGCCTCGACGTGGCAAGCGTAAGCCTGAATATCTGCAATGGCTTGCAGCGCTGGCCCAGGCTCCGGATGATAACGCCGCGCTGCGGGTGCATCTTGAGCGCGGGGCGGTGAGCCTGAGTGATTTTGCATGGGCACGTCAGCTGAGCGACGAAGGACTACGTCAGCTGACCCGGCAGCCGGGCTTTATTCAGGCCGGCAACAGCCTGCTCGATGCGCCGGTGGCTGCACACTGGCAGCGTAAGATACTGAACACGCTCGCAACGTACCATGAACAGCATCAGGATGAGCCCGGTCCTGGTCGTGAGCGTCTGAGACGCATGGCGCTGCCGATGGAAGATGACGCGCTGGTGCTGCTGCTGATTGAAAACATGCGCGAAAGCGGTGTGATTAAAAGCCATCACGGCTGGCTGCATCTGCCGGATCACAAGGCCGGGTTCACCGCAGAGCAGGAGGCTATATGGCAAAAAGTGGCCTTAATGTTTGGGGATGAACCGTGGTGGGTTCGGGATCTGGCGCGTGAGACGAACACCGACGAGCAGGCGATGCGTCAGGTATTGCGCCATGCGGCGCAGCAGGGGCTGATAGTCGCGATCGTGAAAGATCGTTATTACCGTAACGATCGCATTGTGGCATTTGCCAACCTGATCCGCGAACTGGATCAGGCGCGCGGCTCCACCTGCGCAGCCGATTTCCGCGATCGGCTGAACGTAGGCCGCAAGCTGGCGATTCAGATCCTGGAATATTTCAACCGTATCGGGTTTACGCGTCGCCGGGGTAATGACCATCTGCTTCGCGACGCGCAGCTGTTCCCCTGA
- a CDS encoding ROK family protein, translating to MQLFIGFDVGGTHIKHGVIDENGRELATDEYDTPEDKNTFKKKWKAVVEAYQDEHDIAGIGVSFPGHINHHSGEAAKAGALDYLDGENLCELFAGLTDLPVTVENDANCAALGERWQGAGRDYEHFVCITIGTGIGGGIVMEGDLYRGSHYRAGEFGVLPVGDQGEPMHEVASASGLMKACRRVLAVSEEEMPDGEELFKRMESDVHLREAIEAWAHFLSRGVYSVISMFDPQAVLIGGGVSEQEKIYLLLDKYLQRFEEWEALKVPILPCELGNQAGRLGAVWLAKQKLSRST from the coding sequence ATGCAGCTATTTATCGGTTTTGACGTAGGCGGAACCCACATCAAGCACGGCGTGATTGATGAAAATGGCAGGGAGCTGGCGACGGACGAGTACGATACCCCTGAGGATAAAAACACCTTTAAAAAGAAGTGGAAAGCGGTGGTTGAAGCGTATCAGGACGAACACGACATCGCCGGTATCGGCGTGAGTTTTCCCGGCCATATTAACCACCACAGCGGCGAAGCGGCGAAAGCGGGCGCGCTCGACTATCTCGACGGCGAAAACCTGTGCGAACTCTTCGCCGGGCTGACCGACCTTCCCGTCACTGTAGAAAACGACGCCAACTGTGCGGCGCTGGGCGAGCGCTGGCAGGGCGCGGGTAGGGATTACGAGCATTTCGTCTGCATTACCATCGGCACAGGCATCGGTGGCGGGATTGTGATGGAAGGCGATCTCTATCGCGGGTCACATTACCGCGCCGGCGAATTTGGCGTGCTACCCGTCGGGGATCAGGGCGAACCGATGCACGAGGTTGCGTCTGCCAGCGGCCTGATGAAAGCCTGCCGCCGCGTGCTGGCCGTATCAGAAGAAGAGATGCCTGACGGCGAGGAGCTTTTTAAACGTATGGAGAGCGACGTGCATCTGCGCGAAGCTATTGAAGCCTGGGCACATTTTCTCTCACGCGGCGTTTACAGCGTGATCTCGATGTTCGATCCACAGGCAGTGCTGATTGGTGGCGGGGTAAGCGAGCAGGAGAAAATCTATCTCCTGCTCGATAAATATCTACAGCGATTCGAGGAGTGGGAGGCACTCAAGGTGCCCATTCTGCCCTGCGAGCTGGGTAACCAGGCGGGAAGACTGGGCGCGGTATGGCTGGCTAAGCAGAAACTCTCCCGCAGCACGTAG
- the aldB gene encoding aldehyde dehydrogenase AldB, protein MTNNPPSSRIQPGEYGFPLKLKPRYDNFIGGNWVAPVDGEYYSNLTPVTGQPLCEIASSGKRDIDLALDAAHKAKDKWGHTSVQDRAAILFKIADRMEQNLELLATAETWDNGKPIRETMAADVPLAIDHFRYFASCIRAQEGGISEVDSDTVAYHFHEPLGVVGQIIPWNFPLLMASWKMAPALAAGNCIVLKPARLTPLSVLLLMEIVGDLLPPGVINVVNGAGGEIGEYLATSKRIAKVAFTGSTEVGQQIMQYATQNIIPVTLELGGKSPNIFFADVMEEEDAFFDKALEGFALFAFNQGEVCTCPSRALVQESIYERFMERAIRRVESIRSGNPLDNVTQMGAQVSHGQLETILNYIDIGKKEGADILTGGRRKVLGGDLQEGYYLEPTILFGQNNMRVFQEEIFGPVLAVTTFKTMEEALEIANDTPYGLGAGVWSRNGNLAYKMGRGIQAGRVWTNCYHAYPAHAAFGGYKQSGIGRETHKMMLEHYQQTKCLLVSYSDKPLGLF, encoded by the coding sequence ATGACAAATAATCCTCCCTCTTCGCGTATCCAGCCCGGCGAATATGGTTTTCCCCTCAAGCTGAAGCCCCGCTATGACAACTTTATTGGCGGCAACTGGGTGGCCCCCGTCGACGGCGAATACTATTCCAACCTGACCCCCGTTACCGGCCAGCCGCTGTGCGAGATAGCCAGCTCCGGCAAGCGTGATATCGACCTGGCGCTGGATGCCGCGCACAAAGCGAAAGATAAATGGGGGCATACCTCCGTTCAGGACCGCGCGGCCATTTTGTTCAAAATCGCCGACCGGATGGAGCAGAACCTGGAGCTGCTGGCGACGGCAGAAACCTGGGATAACGGCAAGCCGATCCGGGAAACCATGGCGGCAGACGTGCCGCTGGCTATCGACCACTTCCGCTATTTTGCCTCCTGTATTCGCGCGCAGGAGGGCGGGATCAGCGAAGTTGACAGCGATACCGTGGCGTACCACTTCCACGAGCCGCTGGGCGTCGTCGGGCAAATCATTCCGTGGAACTTCCCGCTGCTGATGGCGAGCTGGAAAATGGCCCCTGCGCTGGCCGCCGGGAACTGCATTGTGCTTAAACCGGCGCGTTTAACCCCACTCTCGGTCCTGCTGCTGATGGAAATTGTTGGCGATCTTCTGCCGCCGGGGGTCATTAACGTGGTGAACGGCGCGGGCGGTGAGATAGGAGAATATCTGGCCACCTCAAAACGGATCGCTAAAGTGGCGTTTACCGGGTCGACGGAAGTGGGCCAGCAGATTATGCAGTACGCCACGCAGAACATCATTCCGGTGACCCTGGAATTGGGCGGGAAATCCCCGAACATCTTTTTCGCAGACGTGATGGAGGAAGAGGACGCTTTCTTCGATAAGGCGCTGGAAGGGTTTGCGCTGTTTGCGTTTAACCAGGGCGAAGTCTGCACCTGCCCAAGCCGCGCGCTGGTGCAGGAATCCATCTATGAGCGCTTTATGGAGCGGGCCATTCGCCGCGTCGAGTCAATCCGCAGCGGTAACCCGCTCGATAACGTCACCCAGATGGGGGCACAGGTCTCGCATGGCCAGCTGGAAACCATCCTTAACTACATTGATATCGGTAAGAAAGAAGGGGCGGATATTCTGACCGGCGGTCGCCGTAAGGTGCTCGGCGGGGATCTGCAGGAAGGGTATTACCTTGAGCCGACGATCCTGTTCGGGCAGAACAACATGCGCGTCTTCCAGGAGGAAATTTTCGGACCGGTTCTGGCCGTGACTACCTTCAAAACGATGGAGGAGGCGCTGGAAATTGCCAACGACACGCCGTATGGCCTGGGGGCGGGCGTCTGGAGCCGCAACGGTAATCTGGCCTATAAAATGGGCAGGGGCATTCAGGCCGGGCGCGTCTGGACCA